The sequence TGAAAAATTTCTGCTGCATCAAGTTCTAAGGTCATTGACAGCATATtcaaaatatagcaatagggtGTGACTTAGGGATGAAGCCCAAGCTCATATAGAATTGTGAAGTATGGTAGCAAAAAGGATACAAGAGTTGACATTTGGACAAAATATGATAGATATCAAAGGTTGTAGAACGCTGTTGGTTTGAATAGTGAAAAGGGTAGAGGAAATTGCAAATGGAGTATGAAAGCCATTCAATGCAGACATAGCCAGTCCTTCCaactttcagcacagctctcataCTTGAGGCTGTGGACAGAGGAAAacacgagaaggaaaaggaaagaagaaaaataacatgcTAAGTTAGTTGAGACGAGGGTTAAGGGCCAAGGCAGGGATAGTCCTCTTCACTGAGCTTCAGTCTACATCCCCTAAGCCCTCCCCCACGTCAACAAAGAGTATGGGATTAGTCCGTTATCTGGTATAATTAAGACTGACATTGATTATCTAAAACTGATCAAGATTTACATTCCTGAATCTGACAATTTTCCAAACATCATTAAAAGTCTAGATTTCTTACTTTTGGTAAATTTGATATAAAAGTCTGAAGTTGATGTTTTCTATATAAAAGATTTTATATGATTGCCTAGTGTTGTATGcgctttatttgtatattttcaaaCTTCTTCCTGAAGTAGACAGACAATTGTGccaatattcatttacataaaaaatacaactgAAAAGGTTAAAATATTGATAGTGGAATATCAAAACTATGATaacttttaaatatttattaagaAAACTACATAGCAGATTTTATCATCACAGGTGTGTACTCCCTGATACACAACTCCTCCTGTTCAAATTTCCTGGATCAGACATTTCATTTCTAGAAACGTACCTATGAAGCCTTGCAAGATGTTGGCCGACAAAAAGGCTCAAGAAAACCCTTTAATGCAATGGGTAAACTCTTAACGGGAGACCAATCCTTTCACCTGGTGGGGAGAGGTACAACTATTGCTCCCACACAACCTTGTAGCTAATGAGCCTTTCCCCCCAAATGAGGCAGCAAATGTAAATGCACGTACGAACACATTAACACTTACAGGTAAGAGAAATGAACAGCGAAGATTCACACTCCTAGATGCTATGACACAAGACAATtcttatacaaaaataaaaagccCTAACCTGTTTGTCACATGAAGGGAGCAGGTCAATTAGAAAAAATTCACTCCTAGGAAAAGGTTGCACAGCTAAATAGTgaaattctttttatcattctttcaagAAATCTAGTGTTCTTAAATGGTGATGAAGACGAGTAAACAAATTTCCTATGgggtttttgcttttcttttaagAACATAGTGCTCTCTGTATAAAAAACTCCCACACAACAAAACCTGGTGCTCACATTCAGAAGTATTGCTTGTTGTATGTTTTGAGAGCACTAACccacaagaaagagggaaagaaattatTTAGGGTAAACATTAACTGTGGCTTCATGATCTTTTACATTATTCACTCTTTagacaagagggaaggaggcggaggaggcaatGCCACACTGGTTGTCGTGATTGCGGGCCATCTTAACGTAGCCCTCATCACCCCAGGTTGTACCCCATGAGTTCTTGACCAGCCAGTAATCTGTGCCGTCATCGTCAATGCCGTAGCCAACAACAAGAACACCGTGGTCAAGCATCTCAGGGGAGCACTCTGGTTCAATGTACACACCTGTAGGGAATATAGAGTTTAGGATTTGTCCCTACATAAGCCAAATGCAATGAAACAATATTGCCTGGTCTTCAAATATGAAATTAGATATCGTTACACTAGGTCCCCACTATGGTAAAATTCTAAGTAATTTATGCCATTTTCTACCCTTCTAACTTACTACAGTTTTCTCCATAGCAAATAGATTTGAGAACAGTTTTTTAATCAAATGGCCCTATTCATCCCTGAATTTTAAGATCTCACATATAGTTAACTTCATCACAGGAGTTTAGAGCGACTCATTTTACACACTAGAAAAAGGTGTCTCTTGCTATGTCAAATGGTTGCTAAGATCACGAAAGTTTAGAATAGTTAATGCAAGGTAAGGCATAGATAAATTGACTGAATCTATCCTTATACatttaatagtaacaattatgatgggCTAGCTCTACTTCCAACAGTTATTAGGTGTTAACAGTCTAAGCTACATTagacagaaatgaaaagagaagaaaaagctaAAAGGAAAAGTACAGAGAAAAGAGATGGGTACTAActaaaattgtaataatagtaatagtaatagcaataataataataataaaaaataataaatatatatcaatgtcaataatggaaagaaaaagagagaaaaaaaaaaaaaagggtcctACCATGGCTGTAGAACTGGAATGACTCATGAGATGCATCAATAGCCACAGATACTGGGCCAACGGTAGCAACAGCCTTCTTCAGTGCATGTTCACTTCCCTCACGCACATCAACGAAGCCCTTATCCTCAGCACCAGCAGAACGGGGGTTGTAATGGCACTTCTCATCCTGTTAAGAGTTTACAGTTAGCATCTTGGAAGTACTGTGGCTCTTGTCTAGGTGATTTTTGTAATATTTCAGTTTTTGAGAAGCTTCAAGAAATTACAAGAAATTGGAGAATATAGTTTAAAATTTCTATACTGTACCATTTCAAAGTTTCCACTTTGTTGCACAAAATAAATGAGGAAAGTTTTGAAAGCCCTTCAAAGAAGCATCCCTCCATTCTGTTCCTTACCTCTCCATCATATGGGTAGCTGTCCTCAGTGTCAATGCCACCATTCTCCTTGACGTACTCAAAGGCGTTGTCCATGAGTCCACCGTTGCAGCCATTGTTTCCAAACTTGCGTGAGCAGTCCACCAGGTTTTGCTCTGAGAGGCTCACCAGCTGACCAGTCTTGCGGAACGTCTGACCCTCCAATGCACCAGTCTGAAAAGCAATTGGTGGGGATTAGGTACCAGTCGGGGAATGGTTTTTCACATCATTACAAAAAGTATTTatttggatgataatgataacaataagcataaataataaaagaatatatatatgaataataataaaaaaaaagaagaaaaaaaaaaatcttcacattACAAGAAATGCATCTGACCAGTTTCAGTTGTAGAAATATATGCATTTTCACTCAAAACCAGTTGAATACACTTCAAGTATTATGACACATTCTTTATTCTGCACTGGTCATAATGAACactattcaacaacaacaaaaaaatgtgtaatggaatttataggaaaaaaatatgcacAAACCCTAAAAACCAGTGCAACTCTCAAAAAACTCACAGCAGAAAAGGCCCAGCAAGAGCCACACTGGCCCTGGTCCTTGATAGGTGTGACGGCTCCCTTGGTTCTCCAGTCGACATTCTTGGGCAGCTGCACATCATCATCAGGCTCAATGAAGGTGGCTCCTGTGTATTCGCGGTTGCTCTTGTAACCCCCAGTGTGGTTTCCACGGAATCCGTTCATGGTTGCGACGAACTCATGGTGGAGCtgcagaggaaggaaggtggtgaAATAAATTTGTTAGCTCCTGGTCATCACTTCTGCATTGAGACTGATATTCTAGTTTTTAGTCAAGTTatttcacagtatatatataaaccaaacaaTACAGGCCTCTACCATACACTACACTCACCATATCTCCATATTTGTTCATTTCGAGTTTGTAAGTATGGTGCCCCATAGCAAAGCCCTTGTTGTGCTTGGCAATCTTGTGCTTGTTCTCTGTGAAGATCTTCATGCGGAATGACTCCTCGACCTCTGAGTCATACTTCTTGCCATGTTCAAGCTGTCAGAAAATGAAACATGGATAAATGAATTCAACTGAAAAAGACATTTCCACTTCACCTGAATGCAAGGGAATGTGAAATGAAATAGCCTTTCtaataatagattatatataaaataccaaATAATTAGAAACACATGGGCATTTGACAGTGTGATTATATAATGAGTGAATATCAACTGATTACTAAGTGTAG is a genomic window of Penaeus vannamei isolate JL-2024 chromosome 14, ASM4276789v1, whole genome shotgun sequence containing:
- the LOC113825585 gene encoding cathepsin L-like peptidase, with translation MKFLSVAVLVAVVASTSAVSFFSVVLEEWESFKLEHGKKYDSEVEESFRMKIFTENKHKIAKHNKGFAMGHHTYKLEMNKYGDMLHHEFVATMNGFRGNHTGGYKSNREYTGATFIEPDDDVQLPKNVDWRTKGAVTPIKDQGQCGSCWAFSATGALEGQTFRKTGQLVSLSEQNLVDCSRKFGNNGCNGGLMDNAFEYVKENGGIDTEDSYPYDGEDEKCHYNPRSAGAEDKGFVDVREGSEHALKKAVATVGPVSVAIDASHESFQFYSHGVYIEPECSPEMLDHGVLVVGYGIDDDGTDYWLVKNSWGTTWGDEGYVKMARNHDNQCGIASSASFPLV